GGCAAGACTTATGTCTGCCGGGCAACTCTCGGTTCCTATAACATTTCGTGGAGCTGGAGGCGCTGCTTATCAACTTGGTGCGCAACATGCGAACTCATTCGAGCAGTGGTATGCGTATACTCCAGGCCTCAAGGTTGTCTGTCCATCTACTCCCTACGACATGAAGGGCCTACTCAAGTCTAGTATCCGTGATGATAATCCCGTATGTTTTTTCGAGTCAGAATTGACCTATAGCATGAAGGGGCCTGTTCCAGAGGGCGAATACACCATTCCTCTTGGTGTTGCTGATGTAAAAAAAGAGGGAAGTGATATAACTCTGATTTCTTGGTCAAAAAATGTCTTTCTTACCCTCGAGGTTGCAAATGCTCTCGAGCAACAAGGGATATCGGCTGAGGTGCTTGATTTGAGAACTCTTCGACCTCTTGACGAAGATGCAATTTTTACATCGGTTGCAAAAACAAATCGAGTGCTGATCATTCAGGAACAACATGAAATGGCAAGTTTCGGAGCCTATATTAGCCACCTGATTAGCACACGCATATTTGATGAACTGGATGCACCAGTGGGGCTCGTTTCAAGTCTGGACGTACCGATGCCGTACTCGAAGAGCTTAGAAAGTGTAATCCTTCCGTCGAAGGATCGGTGCATCGAGGCTGCGCTCCAGGTTCTTCGGTAACTGCTGTCATGCCAGTCATATCGTATCACGATAAAACTCCACGAATCGCAGATGATGTTTTCATTGCGCCTAATGCGTATGTGATTGGAGATGTTGAAATCGGATCAGGTAGCTCTGTTTTCTTCGGTGCTGTGGTTAGAGGAGATATAAATCCCATCATCATTGGCGCTAAGACAAATCTGCAAGAACATGCCGTCTTACATACCTCTCGAGGACTTGGGCCTTGTATTGTAGAGGATGAAGTTACCATCGGACACGGTGCGGTCCTCCATGGGTGTCACGTCCGAAATCGAGCACTCATTGGCATGCAGGCTACCGTTCTAGACGAATCGATTATCGATGAAGACGCCCTGGTTGCAGCCAACTCGCTTGTACGGATGAAAATGCATGTACCAAAAAAGATGATGGCAGCCGGAGTTCCAGCACAGGTCCTTCGTGAAGTGAATGAACTCGAGCGGGAATTTACTCGCTCAGGGGTTGAACATTACGTCACCACAGCAGCTTTTTATAAAAACGCTCTGTAGAAACTCAAAAATTTGTGTTGTTTTGCGACTCTCTACCGTGCAGAGACTCTAACGTGCAGAGATTGGGACATACTTGCGCTCTGTCTCACCAGTATACACCTGTCGAGGCCTACCAATCCTGTTCTTCGGGTCTTCTGAGTATTCCTTTGCATGAGCAATCCACCCTGGAAGTCGCCCTAGCGCAAACATAACAGTAAACGCGTTGACTGGAATATTCATTGCCTTGTAGAGAATGCCACTATAAAAGTCGACATTCGGATAAAGGTTTCTCTCTTTAAAATAATCGTCGTTTAGGGCGGCTTCTTCGAGCTTGCGCGCGATTTCCAGGGTTGGGTCATCGCTATTTAATTTGGTCAGAACTTGCTCACACTTCTTCCTGATAACACTCGCTCGAGGATCATAATTTTTATATACCCGGTGACCGAATCCCATCAAACGGAAACCGCTATCCTTATCCTTCGCCATCTCAATATACTTCTTCACATCACCGCCATCCTCTCGGATTCGATTAAGCATCTCGATTACTTCCTGGTTTGCCCCACCATGGCGCCATCCCCAAAGTGCACAGATCCCCGAAGCAATTGAAGCAAAAAGATTAACCCCTGAGCTTCGAACGATTCTTACCGTTGAAGTCGAGCAGTTCTGCTCGTGATCTGCATGCAGAATAAGCAGCGTATCAAGGACCTCCGCAACGAGCGGGTCAACCTCAAAATGCTCCACAGGAAGTCCAAACATCATGTAAAGAAAGTTTTCCGCATAGCTCCGGCTGTTATCTGGATAAGTAAAAGGGTGACCTACAGACTTTTTGTATGCCCATGCGGCAATCGTCGGAAGCTTCGCCATTAAACGAATACTGTTCAGATATGAAACCTCTTCTGGGCTTCCCACCTCGTCCTGATAAAAGGAGGAGAGAGAAACTACAACCGACGCCAAGATCGCCATTGGATGAGCATCTCTTGGAAATCCATCGTAAAAACTTTTTACATCCTCGTGTAATAAGGTGTGATTCTTTATCTGAGCTTCGAATGAACTTAACTCCTCTGCTGAGGGAAGCTTCCCATTGATCAATAGGTATGATGTTTCAAGAAACGTACTGTGCTCTGCAAGATCCTCAATTCGATATCCCCGATACCGAAGAATCCCGTTCTCTCCATCAATGAAGGTAATCGCACTATTACAACTGCCTGTATTTCCATATCCAGGATCAAGAGTGATATATCCCGTATTCCCTCTCAACGCTGAGACATCAATTGCTTTCTCTTGTTCTGAGCCTTGAACTACTGGCAGTTCAATGGAGTTTCCTTCTGGGAAATTGACGGTGACGCTCTTGTCGGACATGTGGTTAACCTTTTTTGTCGTAGTGTGTTTGACAGTACCTTCGGGAGAATACCCTAACTTTCTAGTATGAGTAGTTTTTTGCCAGAAACGGTTCAGAAAATACACCGATTTTTGGAAACTCTCCATCAAATTTCCGCTTCTTGAAAATGACCAGGCGCTGTCTTTCCCTGTCTGGCTCATACTCATTTCTTGAGCGCAAGATTATCGGAAGAGCTTACTAAATAAATCAGGTAGTTATGACTCTAAAGAACGTGTCATCATTTGTAACCTCCCTGAGCAAGATGACTTCTTCGCTCTCGTATCAGCACTCATTCCAGAACAGCATCTCGCTCTAAGCCTAAAATTCAGGTACACTTGGTGCTCACTTCTCAAGGCAACTAGATGAGTAACAAGAAAGGTGAAAAGCTTCCTGCTATGAAAGATTTATCTGAACACTTTAGCGATGCCAATCGCTCTGTCCGGAAAGTGCACCCTCTCGGAATGCGCGTGCTTGTGCAAATAAAAAAAGCAGATTCAAAAACAGATGGGGGACTCTACCTACCAGAAAATGCAAAGGATCGGGGAGAAGAGAGTCTACTGGCTCAAGTTATCGAAGTAGCCAGTGCCATTGATGCAGATACAGATGAGGAAACGAATATTAGTGGCATTCCTCTTGGTGCGACCGTGCTCGTAGGACGTCATGCTGGAACTCGAGTGCCGTGGGACGAGTTGTTACGAATC
This genomic interval from bacterium contains the following:
- a CDS encoding co-chaperone GroES, whose translation is MHPLGMRVLVQIKKADSKTDGGLYLPENAKDRGEESLLAQVIEVASAIDADTDEETNISGIPLGATVLVGRHAGTRVPWDELLRIVDTKEVLAIVDEVELI
- a CDS encoding alpha-ketoacid dehydrogenase subunit beta; this translates as MPIRDALQEAMSEEMRLDENVLLLGEEVGAYNGAYKCSKGMLDEFGSKRVIDTPIAENGFAGVGIGAAMCGLRPIVEFMTFNFSLVAIDQIINTAAKARLMSAGQLSVPITFRGAGGAAYQLGAQHANSFEQWYAYTPGLKVVCPSTPYDMKGLLKSSIRDDNPVCFFESELTYSMKGPVPEGEYTIPLGVADVKKEGSDITLISWSKNVFLTLEVANALEQQGISAEVLDLRTLRPLDEDAIFTSVAKTNRVLIIQEQHEMASFGAYISHLISTRIFDELDAPVGLVSSLDVPMPYSKSLESVILPSKDRCIEAALQVLR
- a CDS encoding citrate synthase, whose translation is MSDKSVTVNFPEGNSIELPVVQGSEQEKAIDVSALRGNTGYITLDPGYGNTGSCNSAITFIDGENGILRYRGYRIEDLAEHSTFLETSYLLINGKLPSAEELSSFEAQIKNHTLLHEDVKSFYDGFPRDAHPMAILASVVVSLSSFYQDEVGSPEEVSYLNSIRLMAKLPTIAAWAYKKSVGHPFTYPDNSRSYAENFLYMMFGLPVEHFEVDPLVAEVLDTLLILHADHEQNCSTSTVRIVRSSGVNLFASIASGICALWGWRHGGANQEVIEMLNRIREDGGDVKKYIEMAKDKDSGFRLMGFGHRVYKNYDPRASVIRKKCEQVLTKLNSDDPTLEIARKLEEAALNDDYFKERNLYPNVDFYSGILYKAMNIPVNAFTVMFALGRLPGWIAHAKEYSEDPKNRIGRPRQVYTGETERKYVPISAR
- a CDS encoding gamma carbonic anhydrase family protein; protein product: MPVISYHDKTPRIADDVFIAPNAYVIGDVEIGSGSSVFFGAVVRGDINPIIIGAKTNLQEHAVLHTSRGLGPCIVEDEVTIGHGAVLHGCHVRNRALIGMQATVLDESIIDEDALVAANSLVRMKMHVPKKMMAAGVPAQVLREVNELEREFTRSGVEHYVTTAAFYKNAL